One genomic segment of Desulfocapsa sulfexigens DSM 10523 includes these proteins:
- a CDS encoding N-acetyl sugar amidotransferase, giving the protein MSRPPKVDYSLFVEKPDTLTAKYGLPAEVKYCKKCVISNQRPSATIELKHTSTSNKKTIGFNEKGVCSACQFAEQKINAIDWETRGLQLEELCDRFRRNDGRYDCIVPGSGGKDSVYTSLILKNKYNMHPLTVTWAPHIYTEWGWENFQSWLGSGFDNHLVTPNPKVHRLLTRLAVDNLFHPFQPFIIGQKALAAKMALLFDVPLVFYGESNAEYGSPQEKGSKRSSKFFTSIAKEEIYLGGVAYKDLVNEFGIEDYELRQYLPAPQAEIDDANIEVHNLGYYVKWHPQHCYYYSVENAGFKASPERTPGTYSKYNSIDDRMDDFHYFTTRIKFGIGRATYDAAQEIRSGDITREEGIALIQRYDHEFPERFAEEVYQYLSIPEKDFPTAHKMFEQPIMDREYFLQLADNFRSPHLWEYHNNTWKLRVPIENQPTDQQENAILWKGNIAQ; this is encoded by the coding sequence ATTTCAAGACCACCAAAAGTAGACTATTCACTGTTTGTAGAAAAACCTGATACCCTAACTGCTAAATATGGTTTACCCGCAGAGGTTAAATATTGTAAGAAGTGTGTCATATCAAATCAGCGCCCATCTGCGACAATAGAGTTGAAACACACCTCTACAAGCAACAAGAAAACGATAGGGTTTAATGAAAAAGGAGTATGCAGTGCGTGCCAATTTGCTGAGCAGAAAATCAATGCAATTGATTGGGAAACGCGTGGCCTTCAATTAGAAGAGCTGTGTGATAGGTTCCGGAGAAATGATGGCCGGTATGATTGTATAGTTCCTGGGTCAGGTGGAAAAGATAGCGTCTATACGTCTTTGATTTTAAAAAATAAATATAATATGCATCCTTTGACTGTCACCTGGGCCCCTCATATTTACACAGAATGGGGGTGGGAAAATTTCCAATCTTGGCTTGGTTCTGGCTTTGATAATCATCTGGTAACACCAAATCCAAAAGTTCATCGTTTATTAACCCGACTAGCTGTTGATAACCTCTTTCACCCATTTCAACCATTTATAATCGGACAGAAGGCACTTGCAGCCAAGATGGCATTACTCTTTGATGTCCCACTTGTTTTCTATGGTGAGAGCAATGCTGAATATGGTAGTCCACAGGAGAAGGGTTCTAAGCGTTCGAGTAAATTTTTCACTAGTATAGCCAAAGAGGAAATATATTTGGGGGGAGTCGCTTATAAGGATCTTGTCAATGAATTTGGAATTGAGGACTATGAGTTGAGGCAATATCTTCCCGCTCCTCAGGCAGAGATAGATGATGCTAATATTGAAGTACATAATCTTGGTTATTATGTGAAGTGGCATCCGCAGCATTGTTACTATTATTCGGTTGAAAATGCTGGTTTTAAGGCATCTCCTGAAAGAACGCCCGGTACTTATAGTAAATACAATAGTATTGATGATCGTATGGATGATTTTCATTATTTCACAACCAGAATAAAATTTGGAATTGGACGTGCGACTTATGATGCTGCCCAGGAAATTCGTTCAGGTGACATAACCCGTGAAGAGGGCATCGCTCTAATTCAAAGATATGATCATGAGTTTCCAGAACGGTTTGCGGAGGAAGTGTATCAATATCTTAGCATACCAGAGAAAGATTTTCCGACGGCTCATAAGATGTTTGAACAACCCATTATGGATCGTGAGTATTTTTTACAATTAGCAGATAATTTTCGATCACCTCATCTATGGGAGTATCATAATAATACTTGGAAGTTGAGAGTACCTATAGAAAACCAGCCCACTGATCAACAAGAAAATGCAATCCTGTGGAAAGGCAATATTGCTCAATAA
- the hisH gene encoding imidazole glycerol phosphate synthase subunit HisH codes for MRTSVAIIDVGINNLLSVTSAFEFCGAKVSLVKNENDLLQAERLVLPGVGAFKDGMKKLEGEQLISGIKKISEEGKPLLGICLGMQMLFDSSLEFGLSPGLGLIPGKVVPIPPKDKSENNIRIPHIGWSSLYPCGDAGMWEETVFKKVKVGSFVYFVHSFMAVPEQGKHILAETQYCGHRIVAAVKKDNIFGCQFHPEKSGEVGLSIIDAFLQET; via the coding sequence ATGAGAACTAGTGTTGCCATTATTGATGTTGGTATCAATAATCTCTTAAGTGTTACTTCTGCTTTTGAGTTCTGTGGTGCCAAGGTCTCATTAGTTAAGAATGAAAATGATTTGCTGCAAGCCGAGCGTCTCGTTCTTCCAGGTGTTGGCGCCTTTAAGGATGGCATGAAGAAATTAGAAGGAGAACAATTAATCAGTGGAATCAAGAAAATTTCTGAGGAAGGTAAGCCTTTGCTTGGTATTTGCCTTGGAATGCAGATGCTGTTTGATAGTAGTCTTGAGTTTGGGTTGTCACCTGGATTAGGCTTGATCCCAGGAAAAGTTGTTCCTATCCCTCCAAAAGACAAAAGTGAGAACAATATCAGGATTCCACATATCGGCTGGAGTAGCTTGTATCCTTGTGGAGACGCTGGCATGTGGGAAGAGACAGTATTTAAGAAAGTGAAAGTAGGCTCATTTGTATACTTCGTCCACTCCTTTATGGCCGTTCCAGAGCAAGGGAAACATATTCTTGCTGAGACACAGTATTGTGGGCACAGAATTGTCGCCGCAGTTAAAAAAGATAATATCTTCGGTTGCCAATTCCATCCAGAGAAAAGTGGTGAGGTAGGATTAAGCATAATTGATGCTTTTTTACAAGAAACTTGA
- a CDS encoding glycosyltransferase family protein, giving the protein MSKDKSSSKIISFFNEKKLFVIQKCFCFTVDYGFPRASAIILALLTKNINVKKGAKRIFCIGSLASLYDINALIKKSHSHQYLYLPRFNFGYILRKFVDVSDLNADNYYVDKKYVDGREKAYNYISLMLPVLRGILKFDCLMTSNFGYVEQQEFVRITRELGIPVVILYKEGLVNPRFVDKISRRYSTRKTQCDLFLCYNETIKEALIKSNVDGLTDENVRATGVPRLDFYSNEKTSEALNQITLFSFKAEDKFSNIVEDEKTMAQLRKTIEDFHMYVIQYACEHPDSKVVIKTKLSKRNLNFVNEIVRKYTGKCAPPANLIVTDTGDAFAYIVESSCVLGCNSTVLLEALLAGKTVVSPDFRFFFSHPSWSLFEGYEQLLTYVASYSDFVQLVGKSRQYTQDEEKALSDLFKQYIYSADGKSSIRVEESISQLLQ; this is encoded by the coding sequence ATGAGCAAAGATAAATCAAGTAGTAAAATAATTTCATTTTTTAATGAAAAGAAGCTATTTGTTATTCAGAAGTGTTTTTGCTTCACCGTTGATTATGGATTTCCTCGTGCTTCAGCAATAATTTTAGCTTTGCTTACAAAAAATATTAATGTCAAAAAAGGTGCAAAAAGAATTTTTTGTATCGGAAGTCTTGCTTCTTTATATGATATCAATGCTCTAATAAAAAAAAGTCACTCACATCAATATTTATATCTGCCACGATTTAATTTTGGGTATATTTTAAGGAAGTTTGTAGATGTTTCTGATCTTAATGCCGATAATTATTATGTGGATAAGAAGTATGTGGATGGACGGGAAAAGGCTTACAATTATATTTCCTTAATGCTTCCTGTGTTAAGGGGAATTCTTAAATTTGATTGTTTAATGACAAGTAATTTTGGATATGTAGAGCAACAGGAATTTGTGCGGATCACAAGAGAATTGGGGATTCCTGTCGTCATATTATATAAAGAAGGTTTGGTGAATCCTAGATTCGTTGATAAAATTTCAAGGCGCTACAGTACTCGTAAAACGCAATGCGATTTGTTTTTATGCTATAATGAAACTATTAAAGAAGCCCTAATTAAAAGTAATGTCGATGGGTTAACGGATGAGAATGTTCGTGCAACTGGGGTACCGAGACTTGATTTTTATTCAAATGAGAAAACTTCAGAAGCATTAAATCAGATAACCCTTTTTTCTTTTAAAGCTGAGGATAAATTTAGCAATATTGTTGAAGATGAAAAAACAATGGCGCAACTTAGGAAAACAATCGAAGATTTCCATATGTATGTGATTCAATATGCTTGTGAACATCCAGACAGTAAAGTTGTAATTAAGACAAAATTATCAAAGCGCAACCTGAACTTCGTGAATGAAATAGTACGGAAGTATACAGGAAAATGTGCCCCCCCTGCTAATCTAATTGTTACCGACACAGGAGATGCATTTGCTTATATCGTTGAATCAAGTTGCGTTTTAGGTTGTAACTCTACGGTATTACTGGAAGCGCTTCTTGCAGGGAAAACAGTTGTGTCTCCAGATTTCAGGTTTTTTTTCAGTCACCCTTCATGGAGTCTTTTTGAAGGCTATGAACAGTTATTAACATATGTCGCTTCATATAGTGATTTTGTGCAACTAGTTGGTAAATCAAGACAATATACACAAGATGAAGAAAAGGCGTTGAGTGATTTATTCAAGCAATATATTTATAGTGCAGATGGAAAGTCTTCAATACGTGTAGAAGAAAGTATTTCACAACTCCTACAGTGA